DNA from Mycobacterium sp. SMC-8:
AAGGTGTAGGCGTCGAGCGCGTCGCCGTCACCGAAGATGCTGCCATCGCTCATCGCGGCGGCCGTGTAGGTGACCCTGCGGTGCAGGCGGATCCGGGCGGCGGTGACGCTCACGTCCTTGGGCACGGCGACGGTGAGCGTCCCGGTCAGCGCCTCACCGGCCCGCACCGCGACCGGCAGCTCGTCGAGGGTGAGCCCGTCCTCGTGCTGCTGCGGCGCCCGTGCCACCGGCAGGCCGTCGGCGCCGTGCCGCACGGCGACGTCCTGGCGGACGACCTTGTCCATCCCCCGCTCCCGGTCGATGCGGGCGGAGACCGTCCAGGTGACGGCGCCGGCCGAGCTCGGGAGCGCGTCCGCCGGCACCCTTGAACGTCAGCTCGCCGGGACCTGCCTGCGCCGGCAGCTCACGCTCCTCGTGGTGCAGCTGATAGCTCTGCCACTCCTCGACCGTCGAGACGTTCTCGTCCTCGGACGGCCCGTAGGTGCGGGTGACCTTCGCCTTGTAGCTCGCCGTGGCCTCGAACGCGACCCGCACGCCGCGGGCCTTCGCGTCGAGCTGCCCGGTGACCTCGAACCGGACCGCGACCTCGTCCCCAGGCGCCACCTCCGCCGGCCGGACGTCGAGGGTGATGGCGTTGTCCGAACCGCCGCGCAGCTTGTCGAGGAATCCCATGCGGTGACCGTAGGGCCCGTCGGTCGAGGACGGGAGCGAAACCGCTCAGTCGACGACCGAGCGGACGATCTCGGCGATGCGCCTCTCGGTGATGTCGTCCACCGTCTCGAAGTACCACGCGGCCGGCATCAGCTGCCCCTCGTCACCGCCGGCCGGCCGGAAGGGGGCCTTCTCGGTGAGAGCGAGGTTCATCCGCTCGTCGTTGCGCAACGTGATCAGGACCGGCGTGCTCGCCGACCTCGCGTAGGCGGGCATCCCGTACCAGATGCGTGGCTTGAGCGCGGGCGCCGCGGCCATGATGACCTCGTGCACCCGCCGCATCGTCGAGCGCCGCGGCTCGTCCATCTTCTCGATCTTGTCGATCACCTGTGCCAGGTTCTTCTCGTCCTTCGACGACATGTCATGTCCTCTCGTCCGCCGGTGTCGGCGTGCCGGTGCAGTGGAGTCGGCGTCATTCCCCGCACCCCATCCGGACATGTCCTGAGCTGCTCAGGTCTCTCCGCGATGATTCACGTGGGTGACCCCGTGGGAGCGCGATCGGTGGTGCACCACCGTGGCCAGGATAGAGGATCGTGAGCCTTTGGCTGGACCGACCCGCGTGGACCGCTACCGCAGCCCGGTGTCCGACGCGGGCGGCTCGTCGGACGGCACAGAGCCGCCGATGCGCTCGAGCGCCTCGGTGATCCTGGGACGATGCCGCGGGAGCGCCGCGTCACGCAGGTCGACCAGCATCGCCCGCAAGCGGCGCTGCACTCGCTCGGCATCCTCGCCCCAGTGCGCGATCTCGTCGATGGCCAGGGCCAGGTAGTCCGCGAACGAGGGCTCTGGGACGTCCAGGAGCAGCCGCCCGTTCCTGGTCACCTGCCGGGGCGGGAGCTCACGGGTGGCCAGCCGGCGCAGCAGGTCGTGCAGCTGGTCGAGGACCTGGACGGCGGTGCTCGGGTCGTTGATGCCGGGCGACAGCGCCCGTTCCGCGATGTCGACGAGCTGCCGGAGGCCGAAGCCCAGATCCTCCTCCAGGCTGCGCTCGGTCCCCAGCCGGACCGCGGCACGCAAGGAGTCCTCGTCGGGAACCTCGGCGTCGTGGACCTCCATCAGGGTGGCGCCCGCCGGCACGAACTCACCGAGCGACCGCACCAGGAAGATGGTGGCTCCGTGCTCGTCGGCGGCGCGGACCAGCGCATCCTCGTCGACCCGTTGCACCACGCCCGGCCGGTCGGCGCTCACCGGGCGGCCACCGGTGGCCGGCACCGGCAGCCGTGAGGGTGGCTCGGCGGCGGCCGGGAAGCGGCGCTCCAGGAGGTCGCGGGTGTCCCGGGCGATCCTGGTGATGATCGTCGCCACCCGGATCGACTGCGCGATGTGGTCGATGTAGATCAGGAAGACGACCACGCTGGCGAGGACGAACGCGAACGCCGCGGTCACCGAGAGCTGAGGGACGAACGGGTCGACGTCGGCCGTGCCCTGCACCGCGCGGAGGACGACCAGCGCGTAGACGAACGTGGCGACGAAGACACCGAGGGCGATCTGGTTGACCCAGTCGCGGAGGAACGACCTCAGCACCCGGGGCGAGAAATGGCTGCTCGTCAGCTGCAGCACGACGATCGTGATCGAGAACACCAGGCCGGTGAACGAGATCATCGAGGTGATGATCGCCGACAGGACCGCCCGGGCTCCTTCGGGGCCACCGGTGAAGAGGAACGGCACGCTGAAGGACGTCTCGAGCCGGTCGTCGAGCGCGGCGAGCCCCAGCCCGAGCGCGGTCGCCAACGCCGCGAAGAACAGCGGTACCACCCAGAACCGGTTCCGGACGCTGTTCCAGAACCGGCTCATGACGCCCTGCGCACGCTGGTCATCTGCGGTCATTGCCCCGCCGGCGACGCTCGCATACCGCGACCATCTCCCGGTCGGCGGCAGGCAGGCCACTGTCGTGCCGAGCCAGAGGGCTCCGGTCACGTGACGCCATACGAGGAAGGGCGTCGGGCCAGAAGTGCCCCGGGCTCGCCTTCCCCGCGGGCTTCGAGGATGACGTACGAACGGTCGGGGCATTCGGTCTGCAGCCGGTAGGCGGCGCCGATGCCGGACAGGCCGGCGCCGACGACGAGTACGTCGACGTGAGCTGGAAGCGGTGCCGGCCGAGGCACGGTTTCGCGTGTAGTCATGGGTCAACTTTCGCGCGGCCAGGGCCCACAGATTTGTCGCTGAACGACATTCAATTGTCATTTGATGACAAACAGTTAGCGGCGGCGTTTCCGCATCTGCGACGGGGTGGTCTGCCACCAGCGGCGCGCGGCGCGAGTGAACGACGCTTGCTCGTTCATCCCGATCATCGCGGCGATCTGCCCGATCGGCAGTTCCGTGCCGACCAACAGGCGCAGTGATTTGTTGCGGCGTTCTTCATCGACGATCTGTTCAAACGAAGTCCCCGCTGCCGCGAGCTGCCGTTGTAGCGTGCGCGCATGCAGCATCAGAAGCCGGGCGACCGCGTCCATGCGACATACGTCCGCCGTCTTCGCGAACTGCTCGACCGTCGTCGCATCGGTCATGCGACCCGATGGTTTGACGTCATAGAGGACCTGGTCGCCGCTGCGGAGCGTGGCGAAGAAGTCAGGGAGAGCAATTGTCAATACCTGTGGATCGGGGTGTTTCAGGCGACCTCCGTTTCGGTGTGCTGATCGCCGTCTGACGGTGGTGTCGGTGGGGTGATGTCGGTGGGTCGTTCGAGCAGTTTGCCTTTGTGGAAGACCGCTCCGGCGCGGACGAGGGCGACCAGATGTGGGGCGTTGACGGCCCGCCAGCGGGCCTGCGCGGCGTCGATCAGCTTGTAGGCCATGGCCAATCCAGCGGCCCGCGATCCCGGACCCTTGGTGACCTTCGTTCTCAAACGCACTGTGGCGAAGGTACTTTCGATCGGATTCGTGGTACGCAGATGGATCCAGTGCTCGGCGGGGTAGTGGTAGAACTCCAGCAGGACATCGAGGTCGTCGACAATCTTGGCGACCACTTTCGGGTACTTCGCGCCGAAGGCAACCGCGAAGGCCTTGACCGCGACCTGAGCTTTGTCGATGTCTTCGGCGTTGTAGATGTCCTTGATGGCCGCCAGCGCGGCCGGATGCGCTGACTTCGGCAGCCCGGCCAGGACGTTGGCCTGCTTGTGGAACCAGCAGCGCTGCTCCTTGGTCGACGGGAATACCTCCCGCACCGCCTTCCAGAACCCGAGCGCGCCATCGCCGACGGCCAGCACTGGGGCGGTCATGCCGCGGCGTTTGCAGTCGCGCAGCAGATCCGCCCACGACTCGCATGACTCCCGATAGCCGTCGGTGATCGCCACGAGCTCTTTGCGGCCGTCAGCGCGCACGCCGAGCATCACCAGCAGGCACAGCTTCTCCTGGTCCAGGCGGACCTTGAGGTGAATGCCGTCGACCCACAGGTAGACGTAGTCGCTGCCGGACAGGTCCCGGGCAGCGAACGTACGGGCTTCGTCTTGCCACTGCGCGGTCAGACCGGTGATCGTGGTGGCCGACAACCCGGCACCCGAGCCGAGGAACTGCTCGAGTGCGGGCCCGAAGTCGCTGGTTGATAGGCCGTGCAGATACAGCAGCGGCAGCACCTCACTCATCTGCGGAGACTTGCGTGCCCAGGCCGGCAGGATCGCCGAGGAAAACCGCTGCCGCTCACCAGAATCGGGGTCGACACGGCGATCGTTGACCCGCGGCGCCTTCACCAGCACGGCACCGGCCGCGGTCAACACCTCACGCGGCTGGTGATAGCCGTTGCGGACCACCAGTCGGTGACCGTTCTCGTCGAGCTGATCAGCGAATGCGGCTACGTACGCGGCGACCTCGGCCTGCAGTGCAGCGGCCAACATCTGCCGGGCCCCGTCGCGGACGATCTCGTCCAACAACGACCGGCCGGCCTCGCCGCCGTTGGCCTCCTCGGCATCGTGAACTACGGTGAGCATGGGCGTACCTTCCCAACCAGCGCGCCAACGCCGGTCTTGATCGAATACCTGATTCCGTGATGATCATCCTCGGGAAGGTGCGCCCACTTTCAGGCCGCCTCCTCGGGCCTCATCCACAGGTATTGATCATTGCTCGTCAGGGAAGTGGGTCGAGCCGTCGGCGAAGCTGATTTTCATGGGCTGCGAGGCGATCTGGCGAACCAGGCCGTCGAAGTCCAGCGACAGTAAGGATTCGGCCTCCAGGCCTGATTCGCACCACACATGTGTGCGCTGCGAGGCGACATACTGTCGCGAATGCCGATTCAGCCGGTTCTGAAACTGGACGCCGGAACGCCAGGGCAGAGCTCGGTGGAAATGCTCATGAAGCAAGGCGGGCGACACCGCAGCCGATCGTTCGTTCCCTTCGGCGGTGATCCACGAGACCGTGTCGATCCCGATCTGCGCCGATGACTCCACGGACGTGCAACTGGACATGAGCCAGACAATATTGCAGGGGTACGACAAGCTGACGGACCCGACGGTCTCAACTATCTGTCACTGAGTCTCAACTAGGGTGTCAAAGTCTCAAATAAGTCGTCATCCGACAGCCGCCTGCTGCTCGGCGCGGGTGGGTGATGATTCATCCGATGCAATACGCGGTTAAGGTGACATAATGTGGCTTATCGGCACAACGCTTACCAGCGGCAAGGTCCGGCCGGGCGCACTTTACGTGCGGCTTGTCCGATCCGGAACTAGTTGGGAGTAATCCGGGAAAACCTGGTAGCTGTCCGATTTCTCGCCCTCCGTTCCAGAACTATCTGACAGTGGCACCCGCCCAGGTCCCTGCCCGTGCACCTGCGGATCTTCGGCCCGCGTA
Protein-coding regions in this window:
- a CDS encoding DUF1801 domain-containing protein; its protein translation is MSSKDEKNLAQVIDKIEKMDEPRRSTMRRVHEVIMAAAPALKPRIWYGMPAYARSASTPVLITLRNDERMNLALTEKAPFRPAGGDEGQLMPAAWYFETVDDITERRIAEIVRSVVD
- a CDS encoding DUF2254 domain-containing protein translates to MTADDQRAQGVMSRFWNSVRNRFWVVPLFFAALATALGLGLAALDDRLETSFSVPFLFTGGPEGARAVLSAIITSMISFTGLVFSITIVVLQLTSSHFSPRVLRSFLRDWVNQIALGVFVATFVYALVVLRAVQGTADVDPFVPQLSVTAAFAFVLASVVVFLIYIDHIAQSIRVATIITRIARDTRDLLERRFPAAAEPPSRLPVPATGGRPVSADRPGVVQRVDEDALVRAADEHGATIFLVRSLGEFVPAGATLMEVHDAEVPDEDSLRAAVRLGTERSLEEDLGFGLRQLVDIAERALSPGINDPSTAVQVLDQLHDLLRRLATRELPPRQVTRNGRLLLDVPEPSFADYLALAIDEIAHWGEDAERVQRRLRAMLVDLRDAALPRHRPRITEALERIGGSVPSDEPPASDTGLR
- a CDS encoding helix-turn-helix transcriptional regulator, with amino-acid sequence MTDATTVEQFAKTADVCRMDAVARLLMLHARTLQRQLAAAGTSFEQIVDEERRNKSLRLLVGTELPIGQIAAMIGMNEQASFTRAARRWWQTTPSQMRKRRR
- a CDS encoding IS256 family transposase; this encodes MLTVVHDAEEANGGEAGRSLLDEIVRDGARQMLAAALQAEVAAYVAAFADQLDENGHRLVVRNGYHQPREVLTAAGAVLVKAPRVNDRRVDPDSGERQRFSSAILPAWARKSPQMSEVLPLLYLHGLSTSDFGPALEQFLGSGAGLSATTITGLTAQWQDEARTFAARDLSGSDYVYLWVDGIHLKVRLDQEKLCLLVMLGVRADGRKELVAITDGYRESCESWADLLRDCKRRGMTAPVLAVGDGALGFWKAVREVFPSTKEQRCWFHKQANVLAGLPKSAHPAALAAIKDIYNAEDIDKAQVAVKAFAVAFGAKYPKVVAKIVDDLDVLLEFYHYPAEHWIHLRTTNPIESTFATVRLRTKVTKGPGSRAAGLAMAYKLIDAAQARWRAVNAPHLVALVRAGAVFHKGKLLERPTDITPPTPPSDGDQHTETEVA